In Paenibacillus xylanilyticus, the genomic window CGTTCTCGCTCCTAACATCGGATTTCGGAATGTAGCCATTCGTTCGATTCTGGAAGAGCGTCTGGGCAAGCCAGTCAAAATAGATAACGATGCTAACGTTGCTGCACTGGGTGAGGCTTGGGCAGGTGCTGGCAAGGGTGTGGAAAATTGCGTATGTTACACGCTCGGCACAGGTGTTGGCGGAGGCTTGATATTGAACGGCAAAATCTATCAGGGCTTTTCCGGCATGGCAGGAGAACTGGGTCATGTCAGTGTTGTGCCTGATCTGGAAGCCATTCAGTGTGGTTGTGGTAAAATGGGATGTGTGGAAACTGTATCGTCCGCAACGGGCATTATCCGTATGGCTAAGGATGCAGTAGAACGCGGCGATCATACGTCACTTGCGCTTGTGGACAAAATTGCAGCCAAGGAAGTATTCGATGCAGCCAAAGCTGGCGATGAAGTGGCTCTGCGCATCGTAAATCGTGCTGCATTCTATCTGGGTAAATCGATGGCGGCTGTTGCTGCAGTCATAAACCCGGAAATGTTCATCATCGGGGGCGGTGTATCCAAAGCCGGTAATATCCTGTTTGACGAAGTACGTGCTGTATTTGCGAAACTGACACCTGAACCGCTGCAGGAGGGTGTGCAGATCTTGGAAGCAACTCTGGGCAACGATGCGGGAATTGTTGGCGCGGCAGGACTTCTCTTGCGTTCTTAGTAACCTCGGAACCATATGATTAGGCAGCAATATGATAAGGAGGGGACATTTATGCTTGAAGGTGAAGTTTCACCAGGCACAGGCGCCACGCTCATTATCATTACGGGCATGTCCGGAGCAGGCAAAACAATTGCGGTACAGAGCCTGGAAGATCTCGGCTTTTTCTGCGTGGATAATCTGCCACCGGTGTTGATTCCGAAATTTGCGGAACTGATTGAACAATCGAACGGCAAGATCGGTAAGGTAGCCCTCGTGATTGACCTGCGGGGACGGGAATTCTTTACGGCTTTGTCCGAGTCTTTGAACTATATAAAAGATCATTTTACCATTCATTGCGAAATTTTATTCCTGGATGCTACTGATTCCGTCCTTGTACAACGCTACAAGGAGAGCAGACGCAGACATCCGCTGGCTCCTGAGGGCATGCCGCTTGACGGCATCCGTCTGGAGCGCAAGATGCTGGAGGAGCTTAAGAATTCGGCTACCCAAGTGCTGAACACAAGTACGATGAAGCCGGCGCAGCTTAAAGAGCGGATTATTTCCCGCTTTTCTCATTTGGAAAGTCATATGCTGTCGGTGAATATCACATCGTTTGGATTTAAATATGGCATTCCAATCGATGCGGATCTGGTGTTTGATGTTCGTTTCCTGCCAAATCCGCATTATATTGATCATTTGCGTCCGAATACGGGGCAGAATAGTGATGTATATGAATATGTCATGAAATGGCCTGAAACACAGTCGTTTTTGACCAAACTACTCGATATGCTGCACTTCCTGATTCCGCAATACCGGAAGGAAGGCAAAAGTCAGGTGATTATCGGGATTGGATGTACCGGCGGCAAGCATCGTTCGGTAGCCATATCCGAATATTTGGGCAAAATGTTGGGAAGCAGCGAAACTGAAGCTGTTACCGTGAGCCATCGCGACGCTGACCGTGATCGTCATTGAAGAGGGTGAAGGGATGAAAGAAGCCGGACCACGAAGAGAACGTCCGAGGATTGTTGTAATGGGCGGCGGAACCGGGTTATCCGTGATGCTGCGCGGTTTGAAAGAGAAGCCGCTGGACATCACGGCCATCGTCACGGTTGCAGATGACGGTGGTAGTTCAGGCATCCTGCGCAACGAACTGCAAATGCCGCCTCCGGGCGACATTCGTAACGTGCTTACGGCGTTGGCTGATGTTGAGCCATTGCTATCGGATATGCTAAAATATCGTTTTAATACAGGCGCGGGGCTTGCAGGCCACAGCCTGGGTAATTTGATTTTGGCTGCAATGACGGATATTTCAGGCGACTTTGTAACCGCAGTGCGGGAACTTAGCCGCGTGTTTGCCGTTCGCGGTGAGGTTTTGCCGGCAGCCGGGCAGGCGGTTGTGCTGCATGCGGAGATGGAGGATGGCTCAATTGTTACAGGCGAGTCCAAGATCCCTGAAGCAGGCGGACGCATCAAACGCGTTTTCCTTGAACCGGATCACGTGGAGCCGTTGCCAGAGGCTGTGGAGGCTATTCGACAAGCAGATGCCATCCTGATTGGGCCAGGCAGCTTGTATACGAGCATTCTGCCTAACTTGTTAGTTCCCAAACTGGCAGAGGCTGTCGTCGAGGCAGAGGCCGTGAAGATGTTTATATGCAATGTGATGACACAGCCTGGAGAGACGGATAACTATACGGTGAGTGACCACCTCAAGGCGGTTCATGAGCACGTGGGGCATCAGCTCTTTGACTATGTTATTGTTAATAATGGTGAAATTCCGCTGCAGGTGCAGAATAGGTATGCGGAAAAAGGAGCCAAACCGGTTGTTTTGGATATGGATGTACTAAAAAGTTCAGGCTATCAGGTAGTTGCGGATACACTTGTTCTGTTTAGAACCTATCTGCGTCATGATGCTGATAAGCTTAGTCACCACATTTATCAGCTGGTACAAAATTGGATGTTACGGAAGAGGTGAAGTCCCATGTCGTTTGCAGCACAGACCAAAAAAGAATTAACCATGATTGAGAGTGAACCGTGCTGCGAAAAGGCGGAACTTTCAGCCCTCATCCGTATGCTAGGTGCGGTGCAGTTATCGAATAAAAAAGTAATCTTGGATATTTCGACGGAGAATGCCGCGATCGCAAGACGGGCATACTCTCTGCTTAAAAAGCATTTTCAAGTGCATACGGAATTGCTTGTCCGCAAAAAGATGCGGCTGAAAAAGAACAATGTGTATATTGTTCGAATT contains:
- a CDS encoding ROK family glucokinase, which translates into the protein MSEKIYVGVDLGGTAIKVGICNEQGQLMHTYEGPTEVDKGVDTVIANIEKYVRHIVAESPYSWEQLEGVGAGVAGFTNVREGIIVLAPNIGFRNVAIRSILEERLGKPVKIDNDANVAALGEAWAGAGKGVENCVCYTLGTGVGGGLILNGKIYQGFSGMAGELGHVSVVPDLEAIQCGCGKMGCVETVSSATGIIRMAKDAVERGDHTSLALVDKIAAKEVFDAAKAGDEVALRIVNRAAFYLGKSMAAVAAVINPEMFIIGGGVSKAGNILFDEVRAVFAKLTPEPLQEGVQILEATLGNDAGIVGAAGLLLRS
- the rapZ gene encoding RNase adapter RapZ, whose product is MLEGEVSPGTGATLIIITGMSGAGKTIAVQSLEDLGFFCVDNLPPVLIPKFAELIEQSNGKIGKVALVIDLRGREFFTALSESLNYIKDHFTIHCEILFLDATDSVLVQRYKESRRRHPLAPEGMPLDGIRLERKMLEELKNSATQVLNTSTMKPAQLKERIISRFSHLESHMLSVNITSFGFKYGIPIDADLVFDVRFLPNPHYIDHLRPNTGQNSDVYEYVMKWPETQSFLTKLLDMLHFLIPQYRKEGKSQVIIGIGCTGGKHRSVAISEYLGKMLGSSETEAVTVSHRDADRDRH
- a CDS encoding gluconeogenesis factor YvcK family protein, translating into MKEAGPRRERPRIVVMGGGTGLSVMLRGLKEKPLDITAIVTVADDGGSSGILRNELQMPPPGDIRNVLTALADVEPLLSDMLKYRFNTGAGLAGHSLGNLILAAMTDISGDFVTAVRELSRVFAVRGEVLPAAGQAVVLHAEMEDGSIVTGESKIPEAGGRIKRVFLEPDHVEPLPEAVEAIRQADAILIGPGSLYTSILPNLLVPKLAEAVVEAEAVKMFICNVMTQPGETDNYTVSDHLKAVHEHVGHQLFDYVIVNNGEIPLQVQNRYAEKGAKPVVLDMDVLKSSGYQVVADTLVLFRTYLRHDADKLSHHIYQLVQNWMLRKR